The region AAACCACACTGCAGAATGCAGCAGACCTTATAAAAAGCGCATATTCAAGGGAAAGTTCTAATTTTACATCATGCTTTTGTGTTCGGCTTTTGTGCTCACAGCAGTGAGCATGTGCAGGATTGGCCCAGCTGCTCCGAAGCCCCCAGGCCCGATGCTGCCACCCTTCTGCCCCACCCTGAAAAGAGACCCACCCCTGGCAACAGCTGCGGTAGCCCACCAGGCCTTTCAGAGTTGTTTTAGCTGCAGGGGGCTGCAGGATTTCAGCACCGCAGTGACTGCTCAGCTCTGTGCAGTAGGATGCTCCAACTCGGCAGCCCTGGGCTTCTTCCTCCAGCGGGAAGGGAAGGGTGGAGAGTGCACCGCCCCTAACACCTCCACCACTGCTGTactgctcagcagcagcagcagtcagcACAGAGCTGAGTGGGGCGCATTGAATCCTAGCAGTTTCCCAATCCTGCCCACAGAACTCGCGTCTGGATTTATGATTTGCGTAATACATGGgccttattttaaaagataaagagcaacaacaaaacccaggccCTGTTGCACAggtctgtaagcccagcacccATGGTGCTGAGCCAGGAAGGTCACCCTGAGATTAGAAGCACtgtaggctacagagtgagttttcatcacaaaacaaacctaaagGGGAGCAGGGCAGGGGCTAAAAACAtcgtcaacaacaacaaaatctttcacAAATATCTGAGTTGTAAAACATGGGaaaggaaagatttttatttgtattatcaaGTTATAAATGTAAcgatgcattttattttttaaaaatgacataattattgcatttaaaatgtgtataagtgcaagtcaaacaaaaataaataactctcaAAAAATACGATGCCTAAGATTTTGTTAATTGCGATGCTATTGGCTGATCCTCATATTTGGGGAAACTATGGCAGAGTTACACCCTAGCTCAAGACTGTATTCAAATACAATGTTGGGCTGTGGGGGggtgttctttgttgttttaagccaGGTGAGCCTGAACTAATGTCTTTATTTGGGCTTtctgttttgcctgaatgtacctctacatgccagaagagggcaccagatctcgttatagatggttatgagccaccatgtggttgctggggattgaactcaggacctctggaagaacagctgctcttaacctctgagccatctctccagcccctatttggACTTTCTGAATCATGAGACAAATTGGACATCAACTTTCCctacattcatttttcttttgcttagtgTTTTAGAGGGGAAAATGAATTCAAAggtgggtgtgctggcacacttGCCATCCTAACCCTTGAggccaaggcagagggaatggtcTGAAAacagcctgggctatctagtaAGACTGTCTTGAGAAACGACAACAAACCACCGCTAAACTGGCATTTGGAGAGCTAGTTTTCTCATTTGCAGAAATGGCCTTTGTtggctctctgccttctgctgggtGCCACACCCCATGACTCCTCTCAGAGCGCATCCCAGTTACACTTGTCTGCCTACCTTTAAAGTGGGCTTTGTAAGCTGTCTGCTGCTGAAGTTCCCCCAGTTTAATTTCCCAGATTATGCAATTTCTGGCTCAAGATTCCAGGGCTCAAGTCGAGGCCCAGTGTTAAGACCAAAGTCCTGGCTTGTCCTGCCCCAGTTATCCAGTGTCTTGTCAGATTTGGCAGGAAAGAGCTTTAATCCGTTCCTTGTTTCTCTCCCCAGTGAGAAAGTGGCGAGTAAAAAATGCCCTGGGAGCCTTGGGCCAATGGCAGCTTGAAGTGGGAGAGCCAGTGCTCTCAGGAGCTGGAAGCCTGGGATCCGACCTCATCAAGGAAAGTAATGCCAATGTATGTCTGTTTGTCCAGTGTCCTGTGGGAATTTGGGGGGGGCCTTCTGACCCCTAAGGGCAGGGGCCACAACTTGCTAACCGCCTGTGTCTACGATGCTGACCCTGCCACACTAGGTCTCTGTGACCATCCAGAAGGTTTATCTTAGCTACTCCAGGACAAGGCCTGCAGTCCTGATGTGTCACAGCAAGATCAACTCTCAGAGAAGCCGTGGACAAGAGCAGAGGGTTTCCTAGCTGGCTCTGGGTAGAGCccgggggaaggggaggagctaACCCTTTGTACCTTTCCCCAAGAATGGTCCTTGATAAACTAGGCATGATAGCCcatgtggaggtggaggcaggagaatcagaagttcaaggtcatcctactGCACAGCAAGTCCAAGGCCGACCTGGGTTGATTTGTTTTTCACAGCCCATCTTCATGCGCAAGGACACCAAAACTAGTTTCCAGTGGCGGATTCGCAATCTCCCCTACCCAAAGGATGTCTACAGTGTCTCTGTGGCTCAGAAGGAGCGCTGTGTCATTGTTAGGACGACAAACAAAAAGTGAGTCAGCTGCTGGGCACCTGTTTCCTTGTGTATGAGTTGGGCTAGAGTGGAGTACGGTCTCAGGCTGCCCTTTGTCTGGAAGGGAGGTCACACTTAAGCTTTGGGGTGCTGAGGGTGGACAAGGTAACTACAGCGGCTCCGTCAAGGTAGGAGAACTCGAGCCAGTGTCTGCTTTGGCACCTGGCATACACTGGAGCTCGCATTTGTTGGATGAATGAATGAGGGCTTAAGGGAACCACATAACCACTAACTTGTGATCTCTGGCAGTTTTACTGTAAGGTAAAACTTGACCTGGTGAACTTGCCTTGATGCCATCACTGCATTGACAGGGAGCCATGCCCTGGAAGGCACACCTGCCTGAGCGCCACTTTGAGACTTTAAAGTGGTAGGCTGGGCAGTAGTGCACTCCCTGGACTACGGCAAAGTGGACCAATGTTTGGCTTTCAGACGTCTCTGGAATTCTGTTTCAGATTCCCTTTGTGCTCTGCTGGGTGAAGGCAGTGAGTGGGGAGGTTTGAGTGAAGGCGGCCAAAGTGTGATCGCAGCTGGGTCTCTGGCGCCCTGGCTGATCACAGTTGAAGAACCTAAACATGAATCCGTTTCAGCCTGCGCTGGAGAGAGTATGGGGCCAATGCTCAACTGCAGCTTCAtttggagggatttttttttggtgggggggggttgttttatCTCCTCGTCCACAAGCTGCCAAACCACCCAACCTGCTGCTAGGGTACAGAGCCAGACCCCTGGTGCGTCCATAGCATTTGCCACTTTATATAGGAGagctccctgccctctgctctaCTTGGGGTGGTGAGGGACAATCGCCCTCACTCTAAGATGCCTACCTACAGGGAAGCAGAGAACTCCAGCCACCTCAAGTGCAGCCATGGGTCCTGTCCTCCTCTTAGCAGCCCCCTAGCCTGCCACTTTGGCAGGGTTAAGGGACAAGGGAAAGAGTAgagatgaatgaattaatttcaGGATTATTGCTGTACATGCAGCCAGCAGCCCCTGTAGTGGACCTTGTCTATAAATATAAAGTCATAATAATAAGGGTTTGCGTTTATAAAGCGCACTGAAGCCTCAGACAAAAGGCAGTTTATTCCCCTTATTGTTCTCATCATTAACAGGAGTCAGTGCCTAAAGTGGAATTTAGCAATTTCAGACAATAGAGAAATTGCCTGTAGGAAAACAAACTCTGTGCTTCAGCAAGGGCTCCCTGGTGTAAGAGGCCCCGGGTCCAAACTGGGAACAAAAGTGCTTCTGATAGCACTTGAATCTGCAGCTTAGCACTTTGTGGAGCTGGCTGCTGCCTCCTTTTTGTCCCCCAGAGGTCACTGTCGAATACAGATATCAGGCAGAAATGTGATTACAAGCAAGTGCTAGAAGAGAGGCTAGCTAGCTCACCAAAAAAATCCATCTGCAAGCCAACCCTTTGGGTCCATCTCCTGCATACATATACCATGTAATGCCATAGGTGGCGCTGTTGGCCAGGGGCTCCGTGGCTACTGGGGCATTCCAGGACCCAGTGGCAGGAGTTGGGGACATTGCTGAGATGCTAGTGGAGGCAAAGTAGGATGGGAATGGCACCCTCAGAAGAGGGGTTCccactaagggggaaaaaagctcaCTTTGAAACTGAGTTTCTGAGTCCTAACTGCGCTCAGCCCTGCCCCCCTGCAGGCCCATCAATTAGGAAGCTGGAGAGGCTGTCAAACTTGCTTAGCCCTTTCCTGTGCCGGTCTGTCAAATAAAACATGAGAGCGCTTTATATCCACAGGGTTTATTTtcagaatactttaaaaatctctttcctGATCTTCATACAATGCAAAGGTAGAGAGGAAACACATTTCTTCTCATCTATACATTAATGGTTGtagaaacacatataaaatgtgaTCTGTGCAGAGTACAGTGTGGCCTTCTGGCTCAGCGCCCAGGTGTCTGCAGTGCATCCCACCATGGCACTTTTCTTGggttctgctttttttgttttattttgtttttgtttttcgagacagttttgtaaatgaggctggcctcggaactcacagcgatccgcctgcctctgcctcccgagtgctgggattaaaggcgtgcgccaccacacctggctgggttcTGCCTTTCTTCACTTGGAGGTGTGCCCTCATCTTAATATCCTAGAATGTGGTtccagctaaagctacacagttGGTTGCCTTGTTGGTATCTGCCTGGCCCCTGCAAATGtggttggttattttgtttgaaGAATTGATTCCACTGTCTTGTGGTCCTTGGCCTCAGGTGTTAATTTGTTGAGTCGGGAAAGGAAGAAACTGTTTCTACAGGATCCAGTGTGATACCATCTGGTTTTGATAAGAATATTTGTATAAAGACAGTCCCATACCTCAGGCTGTAAGCTGGCAGCTCTGAGTGAAAAGATGGACTGTGTGCTGGACTGGGAAGACACTGGCTTGAGTCTAGCCTCTGCCATGTGTCAACTGTAGTATTTCAGCTCACTGCTCACTGATGAGAAGTGGGCTTATATTACTTCATGGATTCTTTGAGGAATTGGATGTCACATCCGTGCACGCGCCCTGTACCATGGCCATGGTGCCAAAGCAAGGGATCTGAAGAGGAACTGGCTACCTTGACACTGATGACGCTGTAACCCTGGGTTGTATCGGTAGGCATCtctggaagacaggaagacaggactCAGGTCAGATGGATTCAGTGGGATTCCCTTTGACAAGAACCCTGAGTCTGGGCCTGTGCTCTGTGATCTAGGGCAGCAGAAAGCAGGGACGTGGTGTGCCCAGTGCCTGAGGTGGAGCTTTGCCTGCTGCCACTCTCAGGGCAGGACTGGCTTGTGACCTCTCTGGATACCTGCCAAGCCAGTGTGCAGGCTAGGAGCTCGTGGGGGCAactgtccacagcagcctggctcctgcctcagctctccttCAGGGAGTTTGGCTGAGCCCGCTCTGCACCGCATTCCATTCACAGAGCGAGAAAATGGGTGAGGGCTCACAGGGAATTGGGCAGGGGATACAACAGAACAGGGcgagaaggcagaagaagcacAGTGGGTTTAATACTTCAGAGGGGCCTGGCTCTTACAGTGCTGGCGAAAACTTCAAGTTCAGTCACTGTCACAGCAAACCCCAAGATGAGTAGGTGAGTAGGGAGGGGGTGGCTGTGCAGAGGGGACACTCTGATGTCAGGAGTCTCTAGGGAGAGGTTGTTTAACTTCACCCAGTAAACAAAATTGGTCCTAGACGCAACTAAGCCGCTCAGGCCTGTGCTTCCTGGcactggcaggggtggggtgagcaGAGTAAGCCATACAAACACCTTAAGTTCCCGGTGATCCCAAAGTTGCGGTGGGGGGTACAGGGGTGGGGACAAACCCTGGGCTGCTTCTCCTCCATTGGCCCTGCCAGGGAGTGGATGTGGGAGGTGcttctctgcagcctctgctttctgtgtaTATTTGCAAGGAAGATGTTAACACTTCCTAACCAGCCTTTGTGTTCACCTAATCTCTGCTGTTTAACCTTTGACCCCCTGCTATTATCAGCGTCTGCCACCTTTGCCGGCCAGACCAGGGCCCCAGGAAAAGCCCTCCCTCAGCCTGTTGGCTGGGAAGAGGGTGAAGTAGGCATTCCACCCTGttgcaggcagatggatcgccTTTCCCTGGGGCAGAGCTTTGGAAAAGAAAGCCACTCGCAGCACCATTAGgatccccagcccccactcctTTTGATCTGTCAGTCTTTAAATAAACATTCTTTTCCTGCTGTTGGGTCCCAGCACcttggtggggagaggggaacctGGgaagagagcccccccccccccccccagcctcttcTGAACTGAGGGATTTGGGCAGGAGGACAGGCCAGAAGCACTGCATTGATGTCAACTCTCTTGAGTCCCTAGGGCATCAGGGCTTTTGAAGTGGACTCAGTGTAGCTGTCACCACAAGGGCCACGTCCCTCTGAAGTATTAAAAGCTATTCTCTGGGCTCTTCTCTTGAGTTTGTTTGTACCTGCCTGAGGCATTTCCCTCCTCAGCCCACACAGCCGCTCACCCTGCTGAAAGGGATGCCTGTCCAGGTGAGGGCTCCAGCAGCCCCTGGCCTGTGCCCAGCCCACACGCCACCAAGGAAACTGCCAAGTGAGGCTGTTAGAGAGGgaaggcctttcttttcttttctcccgccccccccccaccccccaggcagggtttctctgtgtagtcttggctgtcctggactcattttgtagaccaggctggccttgaactcacagtgatccacctgcctctgcctctgcctctccctccggagtactgggattaaaggtgtgcaccaccacgcctggtagAAGGGTCTTTTTTTTAGGCCTTGCTCTAATAAGCATCAGGTGAGGTAAGGAAATCTCTGAACCTGATTCTTATGGTACTGACAGCTgaccaggaaggcaggcaggagcacCTGACTTTCCTCTCAGCTGCCTTCCCTTGAGGCAGAGCCTGGGAACCTGCCATCTGGTTGGTTCTATTCTTAGTATCTATGTGAAAACAGAGAAGTGGGATCCTGAGGCCAGGAAGCAGGTCCAGAGTCTGAGATCCAGGTTCCTTTGGTCTCACGGCCTGTCCTTCCAGGGAGATGGCTTTTGTGGTGTACTTTGCTGTCTGGTTTTAGGGCTCATTCTAATGAGGCCTTGAAAGATAGATACATCATTATAGTCCCCTGGGGCGGAGGCGGGGGGACAGCTTTTTGCTTCTAGAgccacaaactcagagaggcCATTCTTGTGGGTTTCCCTGCTTCCTCTCCAGTTGTATAGAAAGTGGAGGAGAGCTGTGTACTGTTGGGGTTACCACACTGGTTCCCCAGTAGCCTCTTGGTGTTCCCACAGATATTACAAGAAGTTCTCCATTCCTGACCTAGACAGACACCAGCTTCCTCTGGACGACTCTGCACTGAGCTTTGCTCACGCCAACTGCACCCTGATAATCTCTGTAAGACTTGCCCAGTCCTGGCATCAGGAAGAGTTTTCTCTCCCCTCACACACTTCCCTGCCTCCGGGCGTCTCAAGCCCTTGTTGTGCTTGTTAGAGAATAGGCATCTCCTACTCATCTGGGGGAAAGGAGTGGAAACCAAGAGAGAACCACACCCCAAAGttcacggggtgggggtgggacagagCATGATGGGGACCTGTCCACTTAGGTTCATCAAGTATGGGGAGGGTCGTGAAGAGCCAGAGTGAATGTGTGCAGGAGGCTCCTGACTGAGTTTCGTTTTCTCTCTGGTCCCCTCCACAGTACCAGAAGCCAAAGGAGGTCATGGCAACTGAGTCAGAGCTACAGAAGGAGTTAAAGAAGGTAAAGACGGCCCACAGCAGTGATGGGGACTGTAAGACCCAGTAAGCCCTGAGCCTTGCAGCCTCCAGTGTGGAGGAAGCTGGCAGACTTCCAGGCTTGGGCTTTTCTGGCAGTGAGCAGCCTCTTGTCTTCTAAGAACTACACAGAGTCCACAGACAGGGCACAGCTCCattcttctgtggttttgttcCTGAGTAAAGTCATTTGGAGTTGCTCTAAAAGGACTGTCCTTTATCCATTTGTCCATATGTCCCTGGGCACCCTGGCCCCTCTAGGGAAGGTGCTAGTGTGACAGCCTACACCACCCTCCCATCCTGGGGACCTTCCATACAACCCTTCCggctaaagagagagaaaagtggggcGAGGGCTGGGCACCTTGTAAACTCCCTTGTGTTGGCTTGCCTTACATAAGCGGCTCAGGAAAAACTCCCTCGAGGGAGGTGTGGGCAAAGGAGAAGTTTAATAATGCAGCTGTCTTGGAAACAGCACAGGGTGTTAAGTCATGATGGCTATAAAGagtgagggtcacagcattgtcaaaggtgtgtgtgggtgagggtcaCAGTATTGTCAAaggtgtgtgggggtgagggtcACAGTATTGTCAaaggtgtgtggtgggtgagAGTCACAGTATtgtcaaaggtgtgtgtgggtgagggtcacagcactgtcaaaggtgtgtgtgggtgagggtcaCAGCACTGTCAaaggtgtgtggtgggtgagggtcacagcattgtcaaaggtgtgtgtgggtgagggtcacagcattgccaaaggtgtgtgtgggtgagggtcaCAGTATtgtcaaaggtgtgtgtgggtgagggtcacagcattgccaaaggtgtgtgtgggtgagggtcaCAGTATtgtcaaaggtgtgtgtgggtgagggtcacagcattgtcaaaggtgtgtgtgggtgagggtcacagcattgtcaaaggtgtgtgtgggtgagggtcaCAGCACTGTCAaaggtgtgtggtgggtgagggtcacagcattgtcaaaggtgtgtgtgggtgagggtcaCAGCACTGTCAaaggtgtgtggtgggtgagggtcacagcattgtcaaaggtgtgtgtgggtgagggtcacagcattgtcaaaggtgtgtggtgggtgagggtcacagcattgtcaaaggtgtgtggtgggtgaggGTTACAGTATTGTCAAaggtgtgtgggggtgagggtcacagcattgtcaaaggtgtgtgtgggtgagagtCACAGTATtgtcaaaggtgtgtgtgggtgagggtcacagcattgtcaaaggtgtgtgtgggtgagggtcacagcattgtcaaaggtgtgtggtgggtgagggtcacagcattgtcaAAGGGTATGTGGGGGAGGGTTACAGTATTGTCAAAGGGGTGtgtgagggtcacagcattgtcaaaggtgtgtggtgggtgagggtcacagcattgtcaaaggtgtgtgtgggtgagggtcacagcattgtcaAAGGGGTATGTGGGTGAGGGTTACAGTATTGTCAAAGGGGTGtgtgagggtcacagcattgtcaaaggtgtgtgtgggtgagggttACAGTATTGTCAaaggtgtgtggtgggtgagggtcacagcattgtcaaaggtgtgtggtgggtgaggGTTACAGTATTGTCAAaggtgtgtgggggtgagggtcacagcattgtcaaaggtgtgtgtgggtgagggtcaCAGTATTGTCAaaggtgtgtggtgggtgagggtcacagcattgtcaaaggtgtgtgtgggtgagggtcacagcattgtcaaaggtgtgtggtgggtgagggtcacagcattgtcaaaggtgtgtggtgggtgagggtcacagcattgtcaaaggtgtgtgtgggtgagggtcacagcattgtcaaaggtgtgtgtgggtgagggtcacagcattgtcaAAGGTGTGTGGTGGAACAGAGTGAAAGGCACCATCGCTGCTAGGAGAGCAGCTCAATAGCCTGgagcccttcctcatccccttgtcctcagagaagTAGAAGAAACAGTTTTGTTCTTGGGGACACAGTCATGGTTTCGTCCTTCCCCCGTACGTATTCCTGAGTTTAAATTTGATGTTCTGCCTCCCTGGAGCCTCTTAGAATGACCTAACCACTAAAGAACCAGATATGTGAacaatcaaattttatttttataaaaatgaaaatcataacAGCTAGCCTAAGGAAAGGGCTAGCCCAGAACCCCGGATGAACAGGTTTCCTTGGTCTTTTCttagtttcaaaacaaaaccagacgaGTGCCAACCTTCACGTGTCAGCTCCCTGACACTGGCCAAAGTTAAGATTTGACTAAGGAGATGGCTGGTACCAGCACGTGTTCTAGCAACTGCACCCCGCTCTCTAGCTGGGATGGTGGGAGCCCCTCACTGCACTCTGTAGGCTGCATGGTGCTGTGAAGGTTTGGGGACAGGATTGGCCCTACTATAAATACTTGAGTTCAGGGACATTCTCCTAAGACCACAGGTCCCGGGAGGCCACATCGGAGTCAGCTGCAGTGTCCAAGAGTCAGTGCTTCAGGCACCCGGGCATGGTGGTCACAGGTCGAGAGCACAGCAGGGCTGGGAAGGAGTGAGGTAAAACCTGCCAAGCAAGAGAGGTCCCTGAGTAGCTGAGTTGCCCAGCCCATAGGCAGGGGTGTCGGTCACGGGTTTTCAAAGTCTAGGACGTGGAGGTTGTAGGACAGGGCAGCATAGAGGTGCCTGGTGGTGAATCGCAGGCAGTACACAGGACTGCTGAGTGGGGTCGATGTCAGAGGGAAGGCCTGTAAGGAAGCgcagagaaagaaatgagttttttaaatattaaatgggGTGCCCCAACTCAGGAGTTCCAGACCCAGTGAAACAGGACTTGTACCACTCTAGGCTGCTTGCAGACTGCTTTCGGTACAACCTTGGCCACACCACCCACTCAGATGCAGCCCAAAAGGAGTCTTGACATACCAGAGGCATGCACTGGGTGAGAcacttacatgcaggcaagccCTTTGGCGCCGGTCCCACAGCCGCACAACCCCGTAGTAGGAGGAGCCTGTGGCCAGCAGGTGGTTGCCATCAGTCTGCAGGCAGTATAAGGTACTGTCATGGGGCTCCTCCCACTCCATGACACATTTCCTgtccagggagagagagggatatAAGTAGGTTTGGTGCCCTCCAGCCCAGCCTCTTCAGGGGTGGGGACTCGTAGGGAGCATTCCTTAACAACAAACCTAACAGGAGGGCTTCTCTGCCGAGGCAAGACATCCTCATCTGTGTTCTCCTGGCAGACTACCTGACATGGGACCCATGAGAGATGCATACAGGTCTCAGCAAGGTCTAGGAGATGATGCCAAGGAACGATTTCCTGCTGACTTGTAGAGGCGCTGAGAAATGTCTGCCTTCCCTCAGTCTCCCAGGCTGTAATGACCAGAGCTGCCTAAGGGTGCAGAAGCTGAACTTGATATGACCGTGCTGACAGGGACTAAAAGGAGCCTGCACTGGTCCAGAGCTCCGTCAAGTCCTACCCATCCGGCATACTTACCGGGTACTTGTGCGGAGGTCCCAGAAGCGAACGTAGGTGTCATAACCACAGGACAACAGTGTAGACGGGGACTCATACATGACATCCAGCACCCCAGCCCCTGGAGGAAAGTTACTGCCAAGATGTGTGATCAGCTGCCcactggaggagaaaagagggacaggaagtggaaggctgtCTACCTTGGCCATGCTGGCATCGGACCTTGGGGGATACATAGCTCTCCAtcacagggggaggggggtgggctttgggggatGGGTGCTCCCTGAAGAAGAGCGCTATAGGAGGATATGCCTAGCCACTAGACCTCCACATAGCAAcactgcccacccctccccccactatcCCAGCCCCCAGCTGAAGCCTCAGTGGGGCAAATGCAATAGCCCTCCTCCATCACACCTGCATGCCGCCTGCCTGCTCACTCTGGGGCAATGAATGGGTCTTGCTGAAGGGGTCGGCCCCCCTCAGAAGCACACACTTGGTTACTTTATACTCCTTGATCTGGCAGGTCATgcagttctgagctgcctgagTCCAGTGCCTTAATTCCTGCCTGTAATCTGGGGCTCAAACCTTATTGGGGATAAAGACCAcacaaagggagaaaggggagtcCTAGGAGATGTTAAAACAAGTAAACACCTTTGTGTTCAGGGACAGAAATAGCTGAGAAAGCAGCTTAGTGTGCTGGTCCCTGGTGTTCTCGGTCTCTGGCCCCCAGCCCAGGGCTAACACGCCTCTGTGATCACAGCCCCCAGCCTGCTGGGCTCCAGcctgctcccccacccacacccacccggTGGCCGAGAACAGATTACTGAGAAGAACAATTTCTTTGTGACTGTGTAATTCCCTCCGTGACCGCGGCAGTGGGCAGACCTCTCACCCCATGCCAGACCCCTAGCAACCACATAGGGGGGCCTCTTGGCCCTAGCAACTGCCCCTCAACATCAAGTGCACCAGCTAATCCTTGTGGCCTGGGGACCGGTGGATGTATTGAGCTTCTGCAGAATGTTTGGAGGGAATGAAGGCGAAGCGGCACCCTCTGGGCCcagtgcctcagcctcctttACAAGGCCCTCCTTCATGGCACGACAGACAGGAGAAACAAAGCCATGGACATGTCATGGGGGATGCTCAGGTAAGAGGCCCAGGCCCAGGGCAGAGGGGACTTCACTGACTCAGTGGCCTAAGCAGTGACTGGGCTACCAGGTTGTCCCCAGCCTACTCCCCAAAAAGCCCCCATCCTAAAGGGGGCCTGAAGACAGTCCGAGGTGCTCTCTCTACCTACTTGACTTTTCACTGTGAACACTGACAGCCTCTAAGGATCCCTGCTGCTGTTCACACAATGGTTAAGTCCCAAATTGGCACCTCTGTGCCCACCCACATTCCCGGGacattttttatatgtgtatgcagtGTTCCAGAGTTGGCCTGGGGAGATAAAgataggctgggtggtggtggtggcacacacttttaatcccagcactcaggaggcagaggcaggttgatctctgtaagttcaaggccagcctgggctacaaagtaagttccaggatagccagggatactcacagagaaaccctgtcttgaaaaaccaaaccaagccaaaaaccCAGGCTTGTCTTGTCTTCCTGAGGGAACAGTAGACATCTTCTCTCCATGTCAGTATCTGATACAGACCAGTGGGCCTTGCTTCCCTGCCTTTCTAGACCAGCCACCAAACATGACAGCCATGGGAGGGGGGCAGGGTCTCCATCTCAGAGGTAcgcttgtgtatgtgtacaccaGGTGGGAGCTGTTGCAcgctacaatccttcctcctctttccagaTTTTGGGGCCCTGCCCACTCCATTAGTGAGGCTGTAAGGAATGATTGAGGAGCTCTCCCCTTTAATCTATGGAAGtaatttcatgtttgtttgaAATAGAAGATGAAAgactgggggtaggggtggagccCAGTGGAGCCCCATCTGCCCACCCTGTTGCTGGGATTCTGAGAGAATGAGGGCTGGGCACCCACTGCGCGTGGGGTCAGAAGTGAGAGAGAGGACACATCCAGATAGAGCCACTAATCTGGGTCTTGTCCACTTCCCAAGAAGCCACCAATACAGCACAGCCCAAGGCATCTAGGAGATCCCCAGAGGCCCA is a window of Acomys russatus chromosome 5, mAcoRus1.1, whole genome shotgun sequence DNA encoding:
- the Dpcd gene encoding protein DPCD isoform X1; this encodes MAVTSWLETLRSAEKTALLQDGKRMVHYLFPDGKEMAEEYDEKTSELLVRKWRVKNALGALGQWQLEVGEPVLSGAGSLGSDLIKESNANPIFMRKDTKTSFQWRIRNLPYPKDVYSVSVAQKERCVIVRTTNKKYYKKFSIPDLDRHQLPLDDSALSFAHANCTLIISYQKPKEVMATESELQKELKKVKTAHSSDGDCKTQ
- the Dpcd gene encoding protein DPCD isoform X2 encodes the protein MPWEPWANGSLKWESQCSQELEAWDPTSSRKPIFMRKDTKTSFQWRIRNLPYPKDVYSVSVAQKERCVIVRTTNKKYYKKFSIPDLDRHQLPLDDSALSFAHANCTLIISYQKPKEVMATESELQKELKKVKTAHSSDGDCKTQ